A segment of the Lycium barbarum isolate Lr01 chromosome 7, ASM1917538v2, whole genome shotgun sequence genome:
TTACTGTACACCTAGAGGTGGAGCTATGATTTTGAGTTTATCAGTTCTAGTTATAAAAATTGCAGCTTAGTTGGTTTTTGATAAGTTATTTATACGTATTAAATAAATACAGGGTTTTTATCAGTTCTAGTTATAAAAATTGCAGCTTACTTGGTTTTTGATAAGTTATTTATACGTATTAAATAAATACAAGGTTTGAGCTAAAGTTATTGGGTTATGCCGAAACCGTATACAATGCTAGCTGCTAGTATGCTATGCTATTGTTGTTGAGTTCTGTACTTCTATGCTGAGTTCTGGTTTTATAAGTTTGTTTATTTTGCTTTCTGTTATCCAAAAGTAATGGCTATGACCCGTATAATACTGATATTGAGCGCTTAGCTCATCGTCCAAAGAGGGTTGCAGAAGATCAGTGGCGTTCATTAGTTCATTATTGGAGTTCAAAAGAAGCAAAGGTATTTCATTAATATCAATAATCATTTTCTGCTGCTCCTTGACTATTATCTCATATATTATTGTGTTTATCTTTTCTAGGAAAAGAGCGAGAGAAACAAAGAAAGTCGAAAAAAGTTAACTATGCCACACACATCAGGAAGAAAAAGTCTTGCTCAAATTATAGATGATGTATGACATAATCACTATCTATTTTCTGCAATTTATGTATTAATTCTTGATTCCTTGCATATTTTACGATAATCTCTTACTATTCAACAGATGACAAAAGAGAATACTGGTGTAAAGCCAACTCGTATTGAGGTGTGGAAAACAACTCACACTAGAGAGAATAAACAACCAGTAAATGACATAGCCGGTGAAGTTATGGTAAATTcttattatttataaatattaaggTACTTTAACTCCATTATAAGATTCTATTAACTTTCCGTCAATTTACCTTTCTTTCAAAAAGAAACAAATGGATGATCTTGCTGAGGTGTATCCCGAGTTAAATGTCCCTGGAAGTGCTCGCAATGATATATATTCACAAGTAATGGGACCAGACACTCATGGGATTGTTCGAACTCTAGGAAAAGGAGCAGCTCCAAGTTTAGTTTATGGCCCAGTATATAAACGATCACAGTTGGAGCAACGAGATTTTGATGCAAGGGTTGAGATAGAAGTTCAAAAAGCTACCGTAGCAATCCAAATTGATATGGATAAAAAGTTGGTTGAAGCAAAACAAAATATGGAagcaaaaatggatgaaagaaTGGATGAAAAGGTGAAGGAAAAAGTGAAGGCTGAGATGCAAGCATACGTACAGAGTATCAGTTTTATGAATGGCTCAAACAGTAAATCAATCAGTAATGAAGAGGTAAACAATTTTGTGCTCGGTACACATTTTTTTTCCTCTTTAAATTAACTTTGccatttatttttccttttaattatACTAATCTTCCTCTTTGTGATAGCTTTCCCATAACTCAGTTGAAGACCGCCAACAATCATTATCTCCTGTATCAGTTGTTCCAACAAAAAAGGTGCGTTCGCACGTATTGTAATTAGTAAACATTGAAGTTTCGAATGTGATTTTCCAGGTGTTGTCATCTCGTGTTTAAAGCAGAGTATGTGTTGTGCTCTTCTAATTCTCTGTTGACTCTTTGAGTTGGGGTGTTCTATGTAAGATCTTTGTTTGCTGTTTTTCATGATGTTCTGCCTTTTTTAGTTGTGTTATGTGTTCTTTTTACCCTTGTTGTTGTCATGTTCTCTTCTACCAATATGTTCGTGTTGTACGAATGAGGCTTTGAGGTTAGCAAATGGTTGAGTTTCTGATAGATATGATCTTGAACAATCACTTTTAGATCTTTGCTTTAGATTTCTTTACTCTCTGTTtatgattttcaacttcatgcTTGAATATATAGATTTTGTCTGATAAATTGAAGTAACAAAGTGTCAGTTACAGCAAGCTAATTACCTGTTAATTCTCAGTgtatttcctttttccttttactccttttaaaaatttattttaatCTCCTTACTATGTGTGTGCTCTAGAGAAAAATGAACTATGGGTACTTTGCAAGAGTTAGAATTTGACAAGTTTGACTAGCTGTGGATAATTATGGTGAGGCATGTTCAGAAACACGTGTTTTATTTTTGTCTTCAACCATGTTTTACTGAACTCATTTGAACTTCGTGAACAGTTTGTGGGCTCATTTACTAAGAGTTTATCGTGATTTTTAATGATGTGACTGTTGAATCCTTGAAATAAATTAGAAGTAGTAATACAATCATTGTGTTAGCACCTTGGAATCACTTTCCCACTGAACACCAAGATAGGTCTTTACCTTGGATTTTTAAAAACTGTAGAGCTCTGTTGGTTGTTTTTGTTGTCGGTTCATTTTTTGCTTAGATAAACTTAAGTAAGCTGATATTCACAGTCCAAGGGTGTATTCCATCACTCCGCCAACTCTCAGATTTCCTACTATTTCTCTTTTTCTTGCCATGATATTTACAGGCCAAAACTAAGTTGTTTTCCTTGCTCCCTGAGATCTCTTCTTCCTCTTTTCCTCTTTGTTTCTTCATATCACAACAATCTGCACTTCTGCAACTGTCAAACTTCCGTCAAGTTCTTTTTATTATATGGTACATCACTAGAATCTCATTGTGCCAGTTTCTAGGTAAAATCATGCGATAATTCAGTTCTGTGTGGTGGCATGCTAGTAAAGGTATATAGTGGTTACATGATTAACCGTGACCATCAAACTCTTATTCCCCTTCACATGTAAAGCAGACACTGCCTAAAAATTATTAGGATCATCATAAAATATGTGCGGATTGTCAATGTTCATCTGTTGCTCTTGTCACTTTTCTTTATTAGAAAAAACACGTTCTGTGTCAATGTTACcttattcaaaaaaataaaaaaataccttATGTGTCTCTTCTGATGATTGAAAACTTCCCATGAGATGAACTGTAAATTTTCCATTAATTTGTCAGTTaagatttggtttggtttgatttgaggaAAGTTGTCATTGTTTGAGTGAAGTATGATTAATTCTCATTAGTTTTTAATAAAAGATGACGTGCACTTGTTTGTTAGCTATTCAAAAATTGATGGGTCTATTTTTGGATGGTGTTTTCTGATTTGCCAGAGAATATTTCTTCGCAGGTTAACTTAATCAAGAACACCACAAATAATGGAGTTGACACACAAAAAAAGAAGTGGGTAAGTTTGGAAAAACATGTAAAACACTTTTAAATTTTTTCCATTTATTACATGCTTTTAATTCTATTTTTCTGTCTGATTCTTTTGCAGCACTTTTGAAGAGTGTGTGATACCAATTATTGGCAAGTGATGCTCGAATTATGGAAAGATGAATTCCATTTGTCTTGTTGCAGAATTTATTCTAGAAATTTAGGGAATTAAAGAGAAAGTTTGACGTAGTTTCATGTTGAAATCACTTTAGCTTTTATGTTTTAGTTAGAATTTGTTTTATTTGAGATAGAACAACAAGTCCTTTGATTTGACAGCGTCTAACTTGCAAGGAGACCTTTCTCTGCTATGTCCTTTGAAATACAATTGACTGTCTTTTACTATTTCATAATATTTTGTTACATTGTGTATAAAGGTTGATCTTTATGAttgtttgatataaatattttcttTATGATGAAAACTGAACAGtgaattattattaataattttgAATATTTGATACCGACATTAGTCTAAATGTCAGAAATTTTACACAAAGCGACATTTAACAAAGATTGAAAATAAATGTCGTAAATTTTTTGTTGACAATTTCACAAAAATGTCAAAAATAGCAAAGCGACATTTAATAAAGGTTATAAATAAATGTCGTAAATTTTTTATTGACATTTAACAAAAATGTCAAAAATACCAATGCGACATTTAATAAAGGTTATAAATAAATGTCGCAAAAGTTTTACCAACATTAGTTTAAATGTCGGCAATTTTAAGTGACGTTTCCAAAACGTCGTAAATAAATGTCGTAAATTTCTTACCGACATTTGCCTAAATGTCGAAAAATTTCCGACACTGAAATATACGACATTTGACACAAATGTAAATTAAATGTCGGGAAATGAATTTGCGACATTTATGAAGCGTAATATGACATTTATATAATGTCGTCGTATctctactttcttgtagtgaagACCGCCACCAAATAGATTCAAGGATGCAAAAGGATATCCAAATCGCTGTTCTCTCAAGTGCAATTATAAATGCACCAGGGTACTCAAATGTACCGAAAGTCTCACCAACATCATTTATGACACCTGTATTGAAGtaattgttgctcccaaacgcacacgcaaccATACGTGGTCGTATAAGTAATATAGTGGTATATGAAATCTgatgtcgaacccacagggacttatgatgtcacgccccgaaccatggcctggacgtaacacggcactcggtgcctgactgtatgtgaccgagcgaaccacatggcttgctgaatcatcatgatacataacg
Coding sequences within it:
- the LOC132602193 gene encoding uncharacterized protein LOC132602193 isoform X2, with product MPHTSGRKSLAQIIDDMTKENTGVKPTRIEVWKTTHTRENKQPVNDIAGEVMKQMDDLAEVYPELNVPGSARNDIYSQVMGPDTHGIVRTLGKGAAPSLVYGPVYKRSQLEQRDFDARVEIEVQKATVAIQIDMDKKLVEAKQNMEAKMDERMDEKVKEKVKAEMQAYVQSISFMNGSNSKSISNEELSHNSVEDRQQSLSPVSVVPTKKVNLIKNTTNNGVDTQKKKWHF
- the LOC132602193 gene encoding uncharacterized protein LOC132602193 isoform X1, which produces MPHTSGRKSLAQIIDDMTKENTGVKPTRIEVWKTTHTRENKQPVNDIAGEVMKQMDDLAEVYPELNVPGSARNDIYSQVMGPDTHGIVRTLGKGAAPSLVYGPVYKRSQLEQRDFDARVEIEVQKATVAIQIDMDKKLVEAKQNMEAKMDERMDEKVKEKVKAEMQAYVQSISFMNGSNSKSISNEELSHNSVEDRQQSLSPVSVVPTKKVNLIKNTTNNGVDTQKKNTFEECVIPIIGK